One Chloroherpetonaceae bacterium DNA segment encodes these proteins:
- a CDS encoding efflux RND transporter periplasmic adaptor subunit, whose protein sequence is MNDLSSLKIDKSPTTAQRPQSSETSPLLKWGIIAAIVIVVIIGFFFLKDTLKAPVAVKTIRVEMSNARSAQTGTLTASGYIVPQRKASIASKATGRLVWLGVKEGDKVKQGDLIARIEDADVSARLLQTKSALLALRARQIQEEAEAELAKSELERNQKIFAEGGISASQFDQAKNRYRVAAAKAEAAKADVEAAEASMQAAEVELQNTRIVAPFSGTILTKGADIGEVVSPISGSVQSRGFVVSLADMTTLEAETDVSESNIAKVKVGLPCLITLDAYPQVQYEGTVSAIVPTANRSKATILTKVKFKQLDERVLPEMSAKVLFLEEKKEIASDTTAALAIPLDAITTVEGKKVVFIVEEGKARKVEIGTGRLMGEKVEVKSGITAGQRLVLNPPKVLSDGDKVSE, encoded by the coding sequence TTCAGAAACATCACCACTGTTGAAATGGGGCATCATCGCTGCAATTGTCATCGTTGTGATTATTGGGTTTTTCTTTCTCAAAGATACACTCAAAGCACCGGTGGCTGTTAAGACCATTCGCGTTGAAATGTCGAACGCACGAAGCGCACAAACCGGAACGCTCACGGCATCGGGCTATATCGTACCGCAGCGTAAAGCGTCAATCGCTTCAAAAGCAACCGGGCGCTTGGTGTGGTTGGGTGTGAAGGAAGGCGATAAAGTCAAGCAAGGTGATTTAATTGCACGCATCGAAGATGCCGATGTTTCGGCAAGGCTTTTGCAAACAAAGAGTGCGCTCTTGGCACTTCGAGCAAGGCAAATACAAGAAGAAGCGGAAGCGGAACTCGCGAAATCGGAACTTGAACGCAATCAGAAAATATTTGCGGAAGGTGGAATTTCGGCATCGCAATTTGATCAAGCAAAAAACCGGTATCGGGTTGCAGCGGCAAAGGCAGAGGCAGCGAAAGCCGATGTCGAAGCTGCCGAAGCAAGCATGCAAGCAGCGGAGGTAGAATTGCAAAACACGCGCATTGTCGCGCCCTTCAGCGGAACCATTCTAACCAAAGGAGCGGATATTGGCGAGGTGGTTTCGCCCATTTCAGGTTCGGTGCAATCGCGTGGTTTTGTGGTGTCTTTAGCGGATATGACCACATTGGAAGCTGAAACCGATGTTTCGGAATCGAACATTGCGAAAGTAAAAGTAGGCTTGCCGTGCCTCATCACGCTTGATGCATACCCACAAGTGCAGTATGAAGGAACCGTTTCCGCGATTGTTCCAACAGCGAACCGAAGCAAAGCCACGATTCTCACCAAAGTGAAATTCAAGCAGTTGGATGAACGCGTGTTGCCAGAAATGAGCGCAAAGGTCTTGTTCTTGGAAGAGAAAAAGGAAATCGCGTCGGATACCACGGCGGCTTTAGCTATACCGCTTGATGCTATTACCACAGTGGAGGGAAAGAAAGTGGTGTTTATTGTTGAAGAAGGCAAGGCAAGAAAGGTAGAAATCGGAACAGGCCGATTGATGGGCGAAAAAGTGGAAGTGAAATCGGGAATAACAGCCGGTCAGCGGTTGGTATTGAACCCGCCCAAAGTGCTCAGCGATGGTGATAAGGTGAGCGAGTGA
- a CDS encoding AAA family ATPase, whose product MENILESYLESTKVKRDDIQVKLHHPITEVKYPQRFIFEELKELAKGFYRNGYEPRMVALAGLRGVGKTTLLWQLAEEISHDKIENIYFINVSTLNSMGIDLHLALDIFQKKILKKRFSEYKEPLILFFDEIQDDPKWSITLKVLFEEARSAFIAVTGSSALLLQSTADLARRMLTKKVYPFSFTEYCIAKIQLSEKKKKSELPSKGISDALKNALFYSETVAGALNALKALEIPIEDFLRSREKNIDEDIQKYIDYQNFPALLFYNNRSAATVQLQDLIQRIIYTDIPSLNKERSDTQKIERLLLRLAASDEINPEKLASLIGVKSKEISDYLELLSKAELLHILMPYGGIHSKIMKNRKGYFMSPSLRRALLIKLLGEPLTPEVQSKLIEDTVVMVLKKIFFLADTLISFTSGSHEANPDFIIETRDSPVIIEVGATKRKSRQIENSEIKSRYGVVISNGIESPTLVRNVIQLPMKWFLML is encoded by the coding sequence ATGGAAAATATTTTAGAATCATACCTTGAAAGCACTAAAGTAAAAAGGGATGACATTCAAGTTAAACTCCATCATCCAATCACTGAAGTAAAGTATCCTCAAAGGTTCATTTTTGAAGAATTAAAAGAATTAGCAAAAGGATTTTATAGAAACGGCTACGAACCCCGAATGGTCGCGCTCGCTGGGCTTCGAGGCGTGGGTAAAACAACCCTATTGTGGCAATTAGCCGAAGAAATCAGCCACGATAAAATCGAAAATATTTACTTCATTAATGTCAGTACCCTCAATTCAATGGGTATAGACCTTCATTTAGCCCTTGATATTTTTCAAAAAAAAATTCTGAAAAAACGGTTTAGTGAATACAAAGAACCCCTCATTCTCTTTTTTGATGAAATTCAAGACGACCCCAAATGGAGCATCACGCTTAAAGTACTTTTTGAAGAAGCGCGCTCGGCATTTATTGCCGTTACAGGCTCTTCGGCGTTGCTGCTTCAAAGCACGGCCGACTTGGCAAGGCGGATGCTGACCAAAAAAGTATATCCCTTTTCATTTACAGAGTATTGTATTGCAAAAATTCAACTGAGCGAGAAGAAAAAAAAATCAGAACTTCCTTCAAAAGGGATTTCCGATGCGTTGAAAAATGCGCTGTTTTATAGTGAGACTGTCGCGGGTGCATTGAATGCGCTTAAAGCCTTAGAAATTCCGATCGAAGACTTTTTAAGATCACGAGAAAAAAATATCGACGAGGATATTCAAAAATATATCGACTATCAAAATTTTCCCGCCCTGTTATTCTACAACAATCGAAGCGCCGCCACAGTGCAACTCCAAGACTTAATTCAACGCATCATCTATACGGATATTCCTTCATTAAATAAAGAGAGAAGTGATACTCAAAAAATTGAACGGCTCTTACTGCGGCTTGCTGCATCCGATGAAATTAATCCTGAAAAATTAGCGAGTTTAATTGGGGTTAAATCCAAAGAAATCAGTGACTACTTGGAACTTCTCTCAAAGGCGGAACTCCTTCATATTCTTATGCCATACGGAGGAATTCATTCAAAAATAATGAAGAACCGAAAAGGATATTTTATGTCGCCCTCGCTTCGGCGTGCCCTACTCATTAAGCTGCTCGGTGAACCTCTCACACCAGAGGTTCAAAGCAAACTAATTGAAGACACAGTGGTGATGGTCTTAAAAAAAATTTTTTTTTTGGCTGATACCCTCATCTCATTTACAAGCGGCTCACACGAAGCCAATCCCGATTTCATTATAGAAACGCGTGATAGTCCTGTAATTATCGAAGTGGGAGCAACAAAGAGAAAATCACGGCAAATTGAAAATTCAGAAATCAAAAGCCGGTATGGCGTAGTAATTTCAAATGGGATTGAAAGCCCAACGCTTGTGAGAAACGTAATTCAATTACCAATGAAATGGTTTTTAATGCTGTAG
- a CDS encoding ABC transporter ATP-binding protein — translation MSFISIENVVKTYTRGTETLKVLNGLSLKIEQGEFVALMGPSGSGKSTLLNFIGGIDTPNSGTVKVGDDNLSSLSANQLTEWRSNHVGFIFQFYNLIPVLTAFENVELPLGLLKMSNEKKKQQVEQVLQLVNLSDRKDHYPNQLSGGQQQRVAIARAVATDPTVIVADEPTGDLDRNSADEILKLMTRLNKELGKTIVMVTHDPHAAGYASKRFHLEKGELTEDK, via the coding sequence ATGTCATTCATCAGCATCGAAAACGTCGTGAAAACCTACACCCGTGGAACCGAAACACTTAAAGTGCTAAACGGGCTAAGTTTGAAGATTGAGCAGGGCGAATTTGTCGCGCTGATGGGGCCTTCGGGCTCGGGAAAATCAACGCTGCTCAATTTCATCGGCGGCATTGATACGCCCAACAGCGGTACGGTGAAAGTCGGCGACGATAATCTCTCTTCGCTTTCCGCCAATCAACTAACCGAATGGCGCTCGAATCATGTCGGCTTCATTTTTCAATTTTATAATCTCATTCCGGTACTGACTGCGTTTGAAAATGTCGAGCTGCCACTTGGGTTGCTGAAAATGTCGAATGAGAAGAAAAAGCAACAGGTCGAGCAGGTTTTGCAATTGGTGAATCTTTCGGATCGCAAAGATCATTACCCGAATCAACTATCCGGAGGACAGCAGCAGCGCGTCGCGATTGCGCGAGCCGTTGCCACCGACCCAACCGTCATCGTGGCCGACGAACCAACTGGAGATCTTGACCGCAATTCGGCCGATGAAATTCTGAAACTCATGACTCGGCTTAATAAAGAACTTGGCAAAACCATCGTGATGGTCACGCATGACCCACACGCCGCAGGCTATGCCTCAAAACGATTTCATCTCGAAAAAGGAGAATTGACAGAAGACAAGTAA
- a CDS encoding FtsX-like permease family protein: protein MTFKIIYRNLLRHKLRTVLTVMGVAIAVSAFVFLRTTINMWYVSAETSAANRLVSRSSVSIVFQLPLAYKERIKSIEGVEEVSYANWFGGIYKDPSQFFAQFAVEPETYFKVYPEFVVAPEEMQEFLNDRTGVIVGQKLAERYGWKIGDRIPITGTIYKGDYTFTVRAIYRGSKPSVDETAFIFNWKYLDETAKSVLPEAAGQVGWYVFRIKNPDDAPKVCTAVDGLFANSPNETLTETESAFQLSFIQMSEAIIGSLQAVSFVIIAIMLLVIANTMSMSARERLKDYAIFKTLGYQNGFIYTLVVGEATLISFVGALLGLIIAAPITNGFGQAVAMFFPVFEVSPLVVVGSAVAAVIAGAVAGLVPAGNAAKTPITEGLRDVG, encoded by the coding sequence ATGACATTCAAAATCATTTATCGAAATCTCCTTCGACACAAGCTTCGCACGGTGCTTACCGTAATGGGTGTGGCGATTGCCGTTTCGGCATTCGTCTTTTTGCGGACTACCATCAACATGTGGTATGTCAGTGCAGAGACATCGGCAGCGAATCGATTGGTTTCGCGCAGTTCGGTGTCGATTGTCTTTCAATTGCCGTTGGCATACAAAGAGCGAATAAAGTCGATTGAAGGCGTTGAGGAAGTCTCGTACGCCAATTGGTTCGGCGGGATATACAAAGACCCAAGTCAATTCTTTGCGCAGTTTGCGGTAGAACCCGAAACATACTTCAAGGTATATCCGGAGTTTGTGGTTGCACCCGAAGAGATGCAAGAATTTTTAAATGATCGAACGGGCGTGATTGTTGGGCAAAAACTCGCCGAGCGATACGGATGGAAAATCGGCGATCGCATTCCTATAACCGGTACGATTTACAAGGGCGATTACACCTTTACGGTTCGCGCAATTTACAGAGGGTCAAAGCCCTCAGTCGATGAAACGGCGTTCATCTTCAATTGGAAATATTTGGATGAAACAGCCAAAAGCGTATTGCCTGAAGCGGCAGGACAGGTGGGCTGGTATGTCTTTCGAATCAAAAATCCGGATGATGCGCCAAAAGTTTGCACGGCGGTCGATGGGCTTTTTGCGAATTCGCCAAACGAAACGCTGACCGAAACGGAAAGTGCTTTTCAATTAAGTTTCATTCAAATGTCGGAGGCGATTATCGGGTCGCTCCAAGCAGTGTCGTTTGTCATCATCGCGATTATGCTTTTAGTCATTGCCAATACAATGAGCATGTCGGCCCGCGAGCGATTAAAGGACTACGCCATATTCAAAACACTGGGTTATCAAAACGGATTTATCTACACGCTTGTTGTGGGCGAAGCCACGCTGATTTCGTTTGTCGGGGCGCTATTGGGATTAATCATTGCGGCACCAATCACCAATGGTTTTGGTCAAGCCGTGGCGATGTTCTTCCCTGTGTTTGAAGTCAGCCCGCTTGTCGTGGTTGGTTCGGCGGTGGCGGCAGTCATTGCAGGGGCAGTGGCAGGGCTTGTTCCTGCAGGCAACGCCGCGAAGACGCCAATCACTGAAGGCTTAAGAGATGTGGGGTAA
- a CDS encoding FtsX-like permease family protein has protein sequence MPIPIKYSLKNVIIRSRTVVFTIIGIALVGFVFTAVQMLTEGIRTTLVGTGSEKNAIVIQKASLAETTSGVDREQANILRTLAGIEKDAKGDPLCMAEGVVLVTLPKKGTSTKVNVTLRGTSEKVLEIRDHIKLAEGRMFTPGTTEIVIGSGVRRLFENMEIGGSINFFQRKWTVVGIIDAGRSGFDSEIWCDVVQAQQAVRRDGFSSFTARISDASAFDAFKAAVDADNRLKLEVKREKKFYADQSENLATFVGILGSMVSFIFSIGAIVGAMITMYAAVANRTREIGTLQAIGFKRWEIVIGFLLEAETIALLGGFVGLIIASVLTTVSFSTTNFDSFNETEFKFSLSSSVIIKSLIFSLVMGFLGGVLPAIHASRMKVVDALRSV, from the coding sequence ATGCCAATTCCAATTAAATACTCGCTCAAAAACGTCATCATTCGCAGCCGAACCGTGGTGTTTACCATCATCGGGATTGCCTTGGTTGGTTTTGTCTTTACCGCCGTGCAGATGCTCACCGAAGGAATTCGTACAACGCTGGTTGGAACAGGTTCAGAAAAGAATGCCATCGTTATTCAAAAGGCATCGCTTGCAGAAACAACCAGTGGTGTCGATCGTGAGCAAGCCAACATTTTGCGCACCCTTGCCGGAATTGAAAAAGATGCCAAAGGCGACCCGCTCTGTATGGCCGAGGGCGTCGTGCTCGTTACGCTGCCAAAAAAGGGAACAAGCACAAAGGTAAATGTCACGCTGCGTGGCACAAGCGAAAAGGTATTAGAAATTAGAGATCATATCAAGCTTGCGGAAGGGCGAATGTTTACACCGGGTACAACCGAAATCGTGATTGGCAGTGGCGTTCGGCGGCTATTCGAAAATATGGAAATCGGAGGCTCGATTAATTTCTTTCAGCGCAAGTGGACTGTTGTCGGCATTATCGATGCCGGTCGTTCGGGGTTTGATTCCGAAATTTGGTGCGATGTCGTTCAAGCGCAGCAAGCTGTTCGTCGCGACGGGTTTTCTTCCTTCACCGCACGAATCAGCGATGCTTCCGCGTTCGATGCTTTCAAAGCAGCCGTCGATGCTGATAACCGCTTGAAGCTCGAAGTAAAACGCGAAAAGAAATTTTATGCCGATCAATCAGAAAACCTTGCAACCTTTGTCGGCATTTTAGGATCGATGGTATCATTTATTTTTAGCATCGGAGCGATTGTGGGAGCAATGATTACAATGTATGCTGCGGTTGCAAATCGCACACGAGAAATCGGAACGCTGCAAGCTATTGGGTTTAAGCGCTGGGAAATCGTTATCGGATTTTTGCTTGAAGCCGAAACCATCGCGCTTTTGGGTGGATTCGTGGGCCTCATCATTGCCTCGGTGCTGACAACAGTCTCATTTTCAACCACCAACTTTGATTCGTTTAATGAAACGGAGTTTAAGTTTTCACTTAGCTCGTCGGTCATCATCAAGTCGCTTATCTTCTCTTTGGTAATGGGCTTCTTGGGCGGCGTGCTTCCAGCCATTCACGCAAGTCGTATGAAAGTGGTGGACGCCTTGAGGAGTGTATAA
- a CDS encoding YoaK family protein, translated as MFRQHGHLRTYAHNLRIASFLSFVAGSVNSIGFLAVAQLTTNVTGHFAYFVEEVFQGDVYQSAIFFLFIMSFFVGSFISNVLVEWMEKRNEKRLFVYPVIAESLILLGMAIFGDGLTKWKPNAVAIILLFAMGLQNSLVTRISNSVVRTTHLTGLFTDLGIEISQLIFYKQPEQRTRLFGSIRLRFQIIIFFLIGGLSGAFLFGHFKLLGLFLTVIVLGIGLIYDVLTIKMFFWAKRKLTSTGVIKEQRVKIK; from the coding sequence ATGTTTCGCCAACACGGTCATTTGCGAACCTACGCTCATAACTTAAGGATTGCATCGTTTCTTTCATTCGTTGCCGGTTCGGTAAATTCAATCGGTTTTCTTGCTGTTGCACAGCTGACAACCAATGTTACCGGGCACTTTGCGTATTTCGTAGAAGAGGTTTTTCAGGGAGATGTGTATCAAAGTGCTATATTCTTCTTATTCATTATGTCATTTTTTGTTGGATCGTTCATTTCAAACGTGTTGGTGGAGTGGATGGAAAAGCGAAATGAAAAGAGACTTTTTGTTTATCCTGTTATTGCCGAAAGCCTTATTCTCTTAGGAATGGCAATCTTTGGAGATGGATTAACCAAGTGGAAACCAAATGCAGTGGCAATCATTCTCCTATTTGCGATGGGATTGCAAAATTCACTCGTCACACGAATTTCAAATTCTGTGGTACGCACAACACACCTGACCGGACTTTTTACTGATCTTGGAATAGAAATCTCCCAACTCATTTTTTACAAGCAACCTGAGCAACGCACAAGGCTTTTTGGCTCAATTCGGCTTCGGTTTCAAATCATCATTTTCTTTCTCATCGGTGGATTATCAGGGGCATTTCTTTTCGGGCATTTCAAACTGTTGGGGTTGTTCCTAACCGTGATTGTTCTTGGAATCGGGTTGATATATGATGTGCTCACCATAAAAATGTTCTTTTGGGCGAAGCGAAAATTGACCAGCACCGGAGTTATAAAAGAACAAAGAGTTAAAATAAAATAA
- a CDS encoding DoxX family protein, with amino-acid sequence MKNRKLFYWVATSLFAGFMGIPAIFDVIKTPEAVAFIGHLGYPEYFVPFIGVAKVLGAAAILIPQFDKIKEWAYAGLCFDLIGAVYSNLMVDGASAGMLFMIIPFTLLAVSYHLNQKVNAEVKTA; translated from the coding sequence ATGAAGAATCGTAAGCTTTTTTACTGGGTTGCAACAAGTCTCTTTGCGGGATTTATGGGTATTCCGGCGATATTCGATGTCATCAAAACACCCGAAGCGGTGGCATTTATTGGGCACTTGGGCTATCCTGAGTATTTTGTTCCGTTTATTGGTGTGGCTAAAGTCTTGGGCGCGGCTGCAATCCTGATACCTCAATTCGATAAAATCAAAGAATGGGCATACGCTGGGCTTTGCTTTGACCTCATTGGCGCGGTTTATTCAAATTTAATGGTGGATGGCGCAAGTGCGGGAATGTTATTCATGATTATCCCGTTTACACTCTTAGCGGTTTCATATCACTTGAATCAAAAAGTAAACGCTGAAGTAAAAACCGCTTAG
- a CDS encoding DUF2490 domain-containing protein — MAFESASRMAEITIHRIQRSIRVQISSTTFFSTPIYKVKIYSIGFVLLLLTFQAMTLRAQPADIGNWYIYFGNQALNEKWNWHNEVQYRNFNLGGDLEQLLLRTGIGYNLEPNNHNVLLGYAFIRAEPYISGTDNRRVVDEHRIFEQYIFRQRLGALFITHRVRAEQRIFQDDFRQRFRYFLFLNYPLNQGTMTKGTIYGSTYAEIFINGERNLYDRTRLYLAVGYAFSDYIRVEIGFMSQVFSTTSREQFQVVLFNNLPF; from the coding sequence ATGGCGTTCGAATCGGCATCGAGAATGGCCGAAATCACCATACACCGCATTCAAAGAAGCATACGTGTTCAAATTTCTTCCACAACTTTTTTCTCTACTCCAATTTACAAGGTCAAGATATATTCAATTGGGTTTGTCTTACTTTTATTGACATTCCAAGCGATGACACTTCGCGCCCAGCCTGCCGATATCGGCAACTGGTATATCTATTTCGGTAATCAAGCCCTTAACGAAAAGTGGAATTGGCATAATGAAGTGCAGTATCGCAATTTCAATTTAGGCGGCGACCTTGAGCAATTGCTTCTGCGCACAGGAATCGGATATAATCTTGAACCGAACAATCACAATGTGCTTCTAGGGTATGCATTTATTCGTGCTGAGCCGTATATCTCCGGCACCGATAATCGCCGTGTGGTGGATGAGCATCGCATCTTTGAACAGTACATTTTCCGCCAAAGGCTTGGCGCATTATTCATAACGCATCGTGTGAGAGCAGAGCAACGAATTTTTCAAGATGACTTTCGTCAGCGCTTTCGCTACTTTCTTTTTTTGAACTATCCGCTCAACCAAGGAACAATGACCAAAGGGACCATTTACGGCTCAACATACGCAGAGATCTTTATAAATGGCGAAAGAAATTTGTATGATCGAACTCGGCTATATCTTGCAGTGGGATATGCGTTTTCGGACTATATAAGAGTTGAAATCGGGTTTATGTCTCAAGTATTTTCAACGACCTCTCGAGAGCAGTTTCAAGTGGTGTTGTTTAATAACTTACCTTTCTAA